GGCCCGCAGGTCGCTGCTGGGCAGGAAGCCCAGGAGGTAGTCCTGCTGGATGGAGCCTTCGAGCACGGCGATGCGGCGGTCCTTGAGATCCTCGGGTGACAGCAGCTCGAGGTTCTTGCGGCTGTAGAGCTGCGACCAGCTGTACAGGGCGGGTATGTGGTGGAAGTCGAACCGCTTTGCGCGCTCTTCGCTGTAGGCCACATCGGGCAGCAAATCCAGTTCGCCACGTTGGAGCAGGCTCAGGCAGGTCTGCCAGTCGCAGGGCACGACCCGCAGGCGCCAGTCTTGCTGGCGCGCCATCTCCACCAGCAACTCGCCGAAAATACCGGAAGGCTGGCCGTCGTGGCTCAGGGCGATCTTGGGCAGGTTGTCATAGACCCCGACCCGGACGTCTCGGGGTTGCGCCCAGAGGTCGCAGGCGAGTGCGGACAGCAGGCTCAGGGTACTGGCGATGGCAAGGCGACGGGCGCGGTGGGACAGCATAGGCCGCCTCTCTGAGAATCGCCCATGGTTTAGGGGGTTATCGCATGAGACGATCGAAATAGCAGTAGTGTCAAGTGGCCAAGCTGCTGCGGCCTATTGCGCCCAGCCGGAATACACGTAGGTCATCGGCCTGGGGCCTTTCAGGTAGCGCGTCTGCAACGCCCCGACGTGAAAGCCGCCGGCGGCGATCAGCGCCGGGATATCGCGATCCAGGTGGCAGCCTCCCGCCAGAGGTTTCCAATAAGGCGTCAGACGCTGCTGCCAGCGGACCACGCCGGCGTCCGGCGCCAGGCCGTGTTCGCAGAACAGCAGGCGGCCGCCAGGCTTGAGCACCCGGCGCATTTCCCGCAGCGCGGCCACGGCATCGGGGATGGTGCACAGGGTAAAGGTGCAGACGATGCTGTCGAAGCTGGCGTCGGCGGCCTGGATCTGCCCCAGCTCCAGGGCAATCATTTCCACTGGTATGGCGATCTGCGCGGCGCGCTGTCTGGCCAGCTTCTGCATGGCCGCGCTGGGGTCGACGCCGACGATGGCGCTGACTTGCCGCCCATCGTAGAAGGCCAGGTTGAGGCCGCTGCCGATGCCGATCTCCAGCACCCGGCCATGGGCCTGGGGCACGATCTGCGCGCGCGTCTGCATGACCTCGCCCAGGCCACAGGCGAAGTCGATCAGGTGCGGCAGTAGATAGCGGTCATACAGCTGCATGGCCTTGCCAGCAGCCATCAGACGTCTTCGCCCGGCTCGGGCTCGCCCTCGTCGTGCTCGTTGTCGCCGCTGATGGCGGCGAGACACTTGACCAGATGGCGCTCGTCGCCTTCGCTCAGGCTCCAGCTGTCGTGTTCGGCATCGAAGCTGGCGGCCATCACCGCGCCCAGGGAGAACTGCCAGTGGCGGAGGGTGCGACCGTCCAGGCCTTCGGCCTTGAGCAAGGGTTTGCGCTGACTGTCGGCGCCGGCCGAGCCGGCGCTGACCTGGGCCAGCAATTCGTTGTCCAGGCTGAACTGCCAGGCATACAGGCCGTCGACTTCAAGCATGTCGGCGGCTTGCAGGGCATCGATCAGGCTGCTGTGGGGTGTGCTCATGTCGGGGCTCTTTTCCAGTTCGGGAGGGGCCTAGCGGCCGAGGCGGCGCAGGCGGTCGGACTCGATCACCCGCACGCCGTCGTCTTCTTCCAGGGCCAGGCGCCAGAGGGCGCGGGCCAGCACGGTGGCCTCGATGCCGCCGTACTTGCCGGGCAACCAGCGCAGCAGCGGCGCGGCAAGGCGTTCGCCGAGGCGGAATTCGCGGCGTGGGCCGAGCAGCAGGGACGGCCGCACCAGGGTCAGCTGCGGCCAGTCCTGCGCCATCAGGGCCTGCTCCATTTCACCCTTGATCCGGTTGTAGAACACCGAGGACTGCGGGTCCGCGCCCAGGGCGCTGATCACCAGCAGGTGGCGGGCACCCAGCTCGCGGGCGCGCTCGGCGAAGGCCAGCACCAGGTCATGGTCGACGGCGCGAAAGGCTTCCTGTGACCCGGCCTGCCTGATCGTGCTGCCCAGGCAACAGAACGCCGTGTCGATAGGGCCGCTGAGTTGCGGCAGCGACTCGAGCAGTTCGCCGACCGGGTTGTCCAGGTGCGGGTGCTCGGCCAACGGCCGCCGGCTCGGCGCCAGCACGCGTTCCACCGTGGGCTCGCTGAGCAGGCGGTCCAGCAGGTGCTCGCCGGTCAGTCCGGTGGCGCCGGCGAGAAGGATGCGCTGGGGCGTCAAATACATAGAGTTCGGATCTCCGCTGGTTATCGCTCAGCTTAGTGGCTGCTCGTCGATTTGTCGGTGGGCGCCGCGCCCAAGGCGGGCTTGGCCTGCTGCCGGCGGTACTCACGCCAGTGCGCAAGGACCGCTTCGGGGGCCCAGATCTGCGGCTCGGAGGGCTCGAAGCCGTCGGCCTCCTCACGCACCGCGACCTGCGCCTTGGCCAGTTCGAAGGCCTGCTGCAGGTCATCGGTCTGCTGTAGCGCCTCGGCGAACAGCGCCCGGCCGAAATAGGTGAAGTCGTTCTCCTCCGAGCAGCCGAAGGACACCCGGTCGGCACGGGCGGCGGTCATGACCAGGGTCTTGTCGTCCTTTAGCTTGGGAATGAAGCCGCCGGAGTAGCAGGCCGAGATCACCAGCACCTTGTGTCGCTCGCGCAACGGCTGCAGCAGGGTGGCCAGCTCGTCGGCGGGCAGGTCGGCCAGCTGCA
The genomic region above belongs to Pseudomonas benzenivorans and contains:
- a CDS encoding class I SAM-dependent methyltransferase; translated protein: MQLYDRYLLPHLIDFACGLGEVMQTRAQIVPQAHGRVLEIGIGSGLNLAFYDGRQVSAIVGVDPSAAMQKLARQRAAQIAIPVEMIALELGQIQAADASFDSIVCTFTLCTIPDAVAALREMRRVLKPGGRLLFCEHGLAPDAGVVRWQQRLTPYWKPLAGGCHLDRDIPALIAAGGFHVGALQTRYLKGPRPMTYVYSGWAQ
- a CDS encoding DUF5629 family protein, whose product is MSTPHSSLIDALQAADMLEVDGLYAWQFSLDNELLAQVSAGSAGADSQRKPLLKAEGLDGRTLRHWQFSLGAVMAASFDAEHDSWSLSEGDERHLVKCLAAISGDNEHDEGEPEPGEDV
- a CDS encoding oxidoreductase is translated as MYLTPQRILLAGATGLTGEHLLDRLLSEPTVERVLAPSRRPLAEHPHLDNPVGELLESLPQLSGPIDTAFCCLGSTIRQAGSQEAFRAVDHDLVLAFAERARELGARHLLVISALGADPQSSVFYNRIKGEMEQALMAQDWPQLTLVRPSLLLGPRREFRLGERLAAPLLRWLPGKYGGIEATVLARALWRLALEEDDGVRVIESDRLRRLGR